One window of the Solanum stenotomum isolate F172 chromosome 11, ASM1918654v1, whole genome shotgun sequence genome contains the following:
- the LOC125844241 gene encoding NDR1/HIN1-like protein 1, with protein sequence MTEKDCGHHIDDERHNLQRRLITALIAFVTLILFTILLIFLILRPTKPHFILQDATVYAFNASTPFNFLTTNIQITIASRNPNDKIGIYYDKLDVYATYRGQQVTLPTLLPQTYQGHKDVSIWSPFVYGNNVQIAPYLGNEISQDILFGTILLNVRIDGRVRWKVGSFISSKYHLYVNCPAYVGIGGKFLGNSVVGKYQLVQNCHVDV encoded by the coding sequence ATGACGGAAAAGGACTGCGGCCACCACATCGACGATGAGCGGCACAACCTCCAACGCCGCCTAATCACCGCCTTGATCGCGTTCGTAACCCTAATCCTCTTCACAATCCTCCTCATTTTTCTCATCCTACGTCCAACAAAACCACATTTCATCCTCCAAGACGCGACCGTGTACGCGTTCAACGCCTCTACCCCCTTTAATTTCCTCACGACCAACATACAAATCACGATCGCCTCTCGTAACCCTAATGATAAAATTGGAATTTACTACGATAAACTCGATGTCTACGCCACGTATCGTGGCCAACAAGTTACACTACCAACATTGTTGCCACAAACGTACCAAGGTCACAAAGATGTGTCGATATGGTCACCTTTTGTGTATGGTAATAATGTACAAATTGCACCTTACTTAGGTAATGAAATTAGTCAAGATATACTATTTGGTacaattttattaaatgttaGGATTGATGGAAGAGTTAGGTGGAAAGTTGGGAGTTTTATTTCAAGTAAATATCATTTGTATGTTAATTGTCCTGCTTATGTTGGTATTGGTGGAAAATTTCTTGGGAATAGTGTTGTTGGGAAGTATCAATTGGTGCAAAATTGTCATGTTGATGTTTGA